The following proteins come from a genomic window of Legionella cherrii:
- a CDS encoding L-tyrosine/L-tryptophan isonitrile synthase family protein — translation MNNTAFTLITERLCAEGIAQRILAELMSYRRVPDMIRLCPRDCQKCASPHLPKIIAAVEKNKPVTFILPAFPGKSPNPEKVLGPLPDYAERLSLNFLGTLCQRIKNFYIPGIKIILCSDGRVFSDVIGMKESNVTAYQVELDRLIKEMCLSDLSILNLDDFYKNLHFVQMREELIKRYGQSLDALKLKIRNGAKSSASPDEQEANRMYSGITRFLFEDAMHKGRIKSRSAIQKESRSKAYEVIRRSNAWSNLICEHFPEAVRLSIHPQSCGSKKLGIRLIGNENWMTPWHGVAVESKKGYVLLKRSEAEALGAKLIYSADGRHSHYQLMAEV, via the coding sequence ATGAACAATACAGCATTTACTTTAATTACAGAGCGTCTTTGCGCTGAAGGAATTGCCCAAAGAATATTAGCCGAACTCATGAGTTATCGTCGTGTCCCAGATATGATTCGCTTATGCCCTAGGGATTGTCAAAAGTGTGCTTCGCCGCATTTGCCCAAAATCATTGCCGCAGTTGAAAAAAATAAACCCGTTACCTTTATATTACCGGCTTTTCCAGGCAAGTCTCCGAATCCTGAAAAAGTTCTGGGTCCCCTGCCAGATTATGCTGAACGACTTTCGCTTAATTTTTTGGGCACACTCTGTCAGCGAATAAAAAACTTTTATATCCCAGGGATTAAAATTATTTTGTGTTCCGATGGAAGGGTTTTTAGTGATGTGATTGGAATGAAAGAAAGTAACGTGACTGCCTACCAAGTTGAACTGGATAGACTAATAAAGGAAATGTGCCTTTCAGACCTGTCAATTTTAAATCTGGATGACTTTTATAAGAATCTTCATTTTGTGCAAATGCGTGAGGAACTGATCAAACGCTATGGACAGTCCTTAGACGCACTTAAGCTCAAGATTCGCAATGGCGCTAAATCGTCAGCAAGCCCAGATGAGCAAGAAGCAAATCGTATGTACAGTGGGATCACCCGTTTTTTATTTGAAGACGCCATGCATAAGGGGCGAATAAAAAGTCGCTCGGCCATCCAAAAAGAGTCTCGCTCTAAAGCCTATGAGGTCATCAGAAGAAGTAATGCTTGGAGTAACCTAATCTGCGAGCATTTTCCTGAGGCAGTTCGATTGTCTATTCATCCGCAATCATGTGGCTCAAAAAAATTAGGAATTCGCTTAATAGGAAATGAAAACTGGATGACCCCGTGGCATGGTGTTGCGGTTGAGAGCAAGAAAGGGTATGTCTTGCTGAAGCGCTCCGAAGCCGAGGCTTTAGGGGCAAAATTGATTTATTCTGCTGATGGACGGCACAGTCATTATCAATTAATGGCCGAGGTGTAA
- a CDS encoding LysR family transcriptional regulator translates to MSLLLDDIKYFIAASDTLNVTRASEIIGISQPALSYSIKRLENKLGGLLFIRLKNGIQLTKLGEEFKQRAHRLVYEWEQVQNIANPESGLVQGNYTIALHPSVALYALQYFMPKLQIEFPRLGFNFIHGHSREMTEKVISWEADFGIVVNPIQHPDLVIIKLSTDEVSVFYAKNAQNKLIYDRKLAQSQYILKKINKEIIFNGVINSTNLEVVAKLTALGLGYGILPSRVTHQYQHLKKLNDAPVFNDEICLVYRPEKHNNPVSKKIIRIIRSSISDNNLLI, encoded by the coding sequence ATGTCTTTATTATTGGATGATATAAAATATTTTATCGCGGCTAGTGATACCCTCAATGTGACCAGAGCTTCCGAAATTATCGGGATATCACAACCCGCACTTAGTTATTCCATAAAGAGACTAGAAAATAAACTGGGTGGATTGCTCTTTATAAGGCTTAAAAATGGGATTCAGCTAACGAAACTTGGGGAGGAGTTTAAGCAACGTGCTCATCGACTCGTCTATGAATGGGAGCAGGTTCAAAACATCGCTAATCCTGAATCCGGGCTTGTCCAAGGGAATTATACCATTGCCCTTCACCCTTCGGTTGCTCTTTACGCGCTCCAGTACTTTATGCCAAAACTTCAAATTGAATTTCCAAGGCTCGGCTTTAATTTTATTCATGGCCATTCAAGAGAGATGACCGAAAAAGTAATCAGTTGGGAAGCCGATTTTGGTATTGTTGTTAACCCCATACAACATCCTGATCTGGTCATCATCAAGCTGTCCACGGATGAAGTCTCAGTCTTTTATGCCAAGAATGCTCAAAATAAACTTATTTATGATAGAAAGCTTGCTCAATCTCAATACATCCTTAAAAAAATTAACAAAGAGATCATTTTTAATGGGGTAATTAATTCGACTAATCTTGAGGTCGTAGCCAAACTCACCGCTTTAGGTCTTGGATATGGTATTCTTCCTTCAAGGGTTACCCATCAATACCAACATCTTAAAAAATTAAATGATGCACCTGTATTTAATGATGAGATTTGTTTGGTCTATAGACCTGAAAAACATAATAATCCTGTAAGTAAAAAAATCATTCGGATTATTAGATCATCGATAAGCGACAATAACCTTCTAATTTAA
- a CDS encoding ABC transporter permease: MMKDTVQDRAKSIRIAVNSVISLLLSIVLLLIMNQAIAEDDRGGTKPEIGAPRIAGILISDVGNSDGYVSQSKATIPPTQSIYVTVQIMHAKAGLKVQVFLINPSKNIHENGENVASIGGNIAKAFKFNDAAGNWPAGTYKVEVKLSTGDTRVTTFELKK; encoded by the coding sequence ATGATGAAAGATACAGTTCAGGATCGTGCTAAATCCATACGCATTGCGGTAAATTCTGTTATAAGCCTGTTGTTATCTATAGTACTTTTATTGATCATGAATCAGGCGATTGCCGAAGATGATCGGGGGGGCACTAAACCGGAGATTGGAGCACCGCGTATTGCAGGTATTTTGATTAGTGATGTAGGGAATAGCGACGGTTATGTGAGCCAAAGCAAAGCGACTATCCCACCCACTCAATCGATATACGTTACGGTGCAGATTATGCATGCAAAAGCTGGACTTAAGGTACAGGTATTTTTAATCAACCCATCAAAAAACATTCACGAGAATGGTGAAAATGTTGCCAGTATCGGTGGCAATATTGCTAAAGCGTTTAAGTTTAATGATGCTGCGGGTAACTGGCCGGCAGGTACTTATAAGGTTGAAGTAAAATTATCAACAGGCGATACTCGAGTCACCACTTTTGAGCTCAAAAAATAG
- a CDS encoding TauD/TfdA dioxygenase family protein: MNYKATPLRPFGVLLESVSEKTKVNELDIENLRHLFRENQLVVLRGFETFQNGEDFSSYCEFWGEVSLWPFGKVLELIEHEEPEDHIFDHSYMPLHWDGMYRPQVPEYQIFHCVKAPLPGQGGRTTFSNTILALKFASPEVKKFWRKVTGIYQRTMAFYNSKTVSPIITKHPQKDYFVIRYNEPHSADKGHFVNPPDLQFTGINQEELESFHRSIKTVLYSPDNFYAHEWQTGDIVIADNFSLLHGREGFVSKSPRHIQRVHVLSNPPFDNPGLESYE; this comes from the coding sequence ATGAATTATAAAGCGACTCCTCTAAGACCCTTTGGTGTGCTCCTGGAATCTGTAAGTGAAAAGACGAAAGTGAACGAGTTGGATATAGAGAACTTACGTCATTTATTTAGGGAGAATCAACTCGTTGTCTTAAGAGGGTTTGAGACATTTCAAAATGGCGAGGATTTTTCCAGCTATTGTGAATTTTGGGGCGAAGTGAGTCTTTGGCCATTTGGCAAGGTACTTGAGTTAATTGAGCACGAAGAGCCGGAAGATCATATTTTTGATCACAGTTATATGCCGCTCCATTGGGATGGCATGTATCGACCCCAAGTCCCGGAATATCAGATTTTTCATTGTGTCAAAGCGCCTTTGCCTGGACAAGGGGGAAGGACAACCTTTTCAAACACCATTTTAGCTTTAAAGTTTGCGTCTCCTGAAGTCAAAAAATTTTGGAGGAAAGTGACGGGCATCTATCAACGAACAATGGCGTTTTATAACAGTAAGACGGTATCGCCAATTATCACCAAACATCCTCAAAAGGATTACTTCGTTATTCGCTACAATGAACCTCACTCTGCAGATAAAGGTCATTTTGTAAATCCACCTGATCTCCAATTTACTGGTATTAACCAGGAAGAGTTAGAGAGCTTCCATCGAAGTATAAAAACAGTACTTTATTCACCCGATAATTTCTATGCCCACGAGTGGCAAACTGGAGACATCGTCATTGCAGATAATTTTTCGCTATTACATGGTAGAGAAGGATTTGTCTCAAAGTCCCCTCGCCATATTCAACGCGTCCATGTGTTGAGCAATCCTCCCTTTGATAACCCGGGTCTGGAGTCTTACGAATGA